A genomic window from Microbacterium sp. ET2 includes:
- a CDS encoding HNH endonuclease — MRSNPRLTLLSDEDRSELTGVLTRVEAAQEALAAAEAEQTRALAEAGAFAARLAEGSSVVVRDRDMALRGVAAEIAAAVRLSDRSVQRQIDSAFALVNDYPATVHCLEKGLITRAHVAVVEDVGRRLPIELKGEFDQLAAEICLDETPGRARADLEIIAERMHPRSLTERHGEAFRQRKIVRYSIGEGMSELRSVHSTVLIEGIFQRVTDQANEVIAAREPGSGDTRSLDEVRADLFTDMLLTSTPAIDPTGDQPGGLGAITAKVQVVIPVMALMGQSDVPCDLAGVGPIDAKTARLLAGNSHGTWERLLTHPITGLTMAVDTYQRTKPMDRFLKGRDKHCRWPGCRMPARKCEVDHNHDAALGGKTEICNLCCLCQRHHSMKQFTAWKVRQLPGGVMEWTSPTGRIHIDNPPGHGVHFTPEEDLPDDLWAKWTNPGLEFRITDEPADNPHEPAPF; from the coding sequence ATGCGTTCGAACCCGCGGCTCACCCTCCTCAGTGACGAGGACCGGAGTGAGCTGACCGGCGTTCTCACGCGGGTGGAAGCCGCTCAAGAGGCGCTCGCGGCCGCGGAAGCCGAGCAGACCCGCGCGCTCGCCGAGGCGGGGGCGTTCGCGGCACGGCTGGCGGAGGGGTCGTCGGTGGTGGTGCGGGACAGGGATATGGCGTTGCGGGGTGTCGCGGCCGAGATCGCCGCAGCGGTCCGACTGTCGGACCGGTCGGTGCAGCGCCAGATCGATAGTGCGTTCGCGTTGGTGAACGACTACCCCGCGACGGTGCACTGCCTCGAGAAGGGGCTGATCACCCGCGCGCATGTCGCGGTGGTCGAGGATGTCGGGCGGCGGCTGCCGATCGAGCTGAAGGGCGAGTTCGATCAACTCGCTGCCGAGATCTGTCTGGACGAGACCCCCGGGCGGGCTCGTGCGGATTTGGAGATCATCGCCGAGCGGATGCACCCCAGGTCGCTCACCGAACGGCATGGGGAGGCGTTCCGGCAGCGGAAGATCGTCCGGTACTCGATCGGGGAGGGGATGTCGGAGTTGCGGTCTGTGCATTCCACGGTGCTGATCGAGGGGATCTTCCAGCGGGTCACCGACCAGGCGAATGAGGTCATCGCCGCCCGGGAACCGGGATCGGGCGACACCCGGTCCCTGGACGAGGTCCGGGCCGACCTGTTCACCGACATGCTCCTCACCTCCACTCCCGCGATCGACCCCACCGGCGACCAGCCGGGAGGGCTCGGAGCGATCACGGCGAAGGTGCAGGTCGTGATCCCCGTCATGGCCCTCATGGGACAAAGCGACGTCCCCTGCGACCTCGCCGGGGTCGGACCCATCGACGCGAAGACAGCCCGGCTGCTCGCAGGCAACAGTCACGGGACGTGGGAGCGGCTGCTGACCCACCCCATCACCGGGTTGACGATGGCGGTGGACACCTACCAGCGCACCAAACCGATGGACCGATTCCTCAAAGGCAGGGACAAACACTGCCGGTGGCCCGGATGCCGCATGCCCGCCCGCAAATGCGAAGTCGACCACAACCATGACGCCGCCCTGGGTGGGAAAACCGAGATCTGCAACCTCTGCTGCCTGTGCCAAAGACACCACAGCATGAAACAGTTCACCGCCTGGAAAGTCCGACAACTCCCCGGTGGAGTGATGGAGTGGACCTCACCCACCGGGCGGATCCACATCGACAACCCACCCGGTCACGGGGTGCACTTCACCCCGGAAGAGGATCTCCCGGATGATCTGTGGGCGAAGTGGACGAATCCCGGCCTGGAGTTCCGGATCACCGACGAACCCGCCGACAACCCCCACGAACCCGCACCCTTCTGA